The Nitrospira sp. genome contains a region encoding:
- the rplP gene encoding 50S ribosomal protein L16 codes for MLAPKKVKFRKMQKGRMRGKAYRGGAITLGEFGLKALEPGWVTSRQIEAARIAITRFVKRGGQVWTRIFPDKPITKKPAETRMGKGKGNPEYWVAVVKPGRIMYEMSGVAPDVAKQALKLAAYKLPIATKFVVRGEFQ; via the coding sequence GTGTTAGCGCCAAAGAAAGTTAAGTTCAGAAAAATGCAGAAGGGTCGCATGCGGGGGAAAGCCTACCGTGGCGGGGCGATTACACTTGGTGAGTTTGGCTTGAAGGCATTGGAGCCGGGTTGGGTCACTAGCCGCCAAATTGAGGCAGCGCGTATTGCCATCACCCGCTTCGTCAAGCGTGGCGGGCAAGTTTGGACTAGAATATTCCCGGATAAACCTATTACCAAAAAGCCGGCCGAAACTCGCATGGGTAAGGGAAAAGGCAACCCGGAATATTGGGTGGCGGTGGTCAAGCCTGGTCGGATCATGTACGAAATGAGTGGCGTAGCTCCCGATGTCGCGAAGCAGGCCTTGAAATTAGCTGCTTACAAGCTTCCTATCGCAACTAAATTTGTTGTCCGCGGCGAGTTTCAGTAA
- the rpsE gene encoding 30S ribosomal protein S5: MRVNPEELSLKDKVVFINRVAKVVKGGKRFNFCALVVVGDGQGYVGVGKGKAAEVPVAISKAVEQAKKHLVRVPIKGGTIPHEVHGLFGAEHVLLKPAADGTGIIAGGAVRAVVELAGAHNIIAKTLGRGNPFNAVRATLHGLQQLCDPQEMMRLRRSAGSEAQVHV; the protein is encoded by the coding sequence GTGCGAGTCAATCCCGAAGAATTGAGCCTCAAAGACAAGGTGGTATTTATCAACCGTGTCGCCAAAGTAGTTAAGGGCGGTAAGCGTTTTAATTTCTGCGCGTTAGTTGTGGTCGGAGATGGGCAGGGGTACGTTGGTGTGGGGAAGGGCAAAGCGGCAGAGGTGCCCGTCGCAATTTCAAAGGCTGTCGAACAGGCGAAAAAGCATCTGGTGCGCGTTCCCATCAAGGGGGGTACTATACCGCACGAAGTGCATGGACTGTTTGGCGCTGAGCATGTGCTGTTGAAGCCTGCTGCCGATGGAACCGGAATCATCGCCGGAGGCGCTGTGCGGGCTGTGGTCGAACTCGCAGGGGCGCATAACATTATTGCCAAAACATTGGGCCGCGGCAATCCGTTTAATGCCGTCAGAGCCACTCTTCATGGGCTCCAGCAGTTGTGTGATCCTCAAGAAATGATGAGGCTACGCCGCAGCGCTGGAAGCGAAGCGCAGGTACATGTCTAA
- a CDS encoding 50S ribosomal protein L18 — MNTQEKNRKLARRKQRVRKSVIGTSERPRLNVFRSRAHIYAQIIDDLRGHTVASASTLDESLRKTVKSTGSIEGAKAVGKLIAERAKAAKVSTVVFDRGGRQYHGRVKALAEASREGGLQF; from the coding sequence ATGAATACTCAAGAAAAAAATAGAAAATTAGCACGCCGTAAACAACGTGTTAGGAAATCAGTCATCGGGACGAGTGAACGCCCGCGTTTGAATGTGTTTCGCAGTCGTGCTCACATTTACGCGCAAATTATCGATGACCTGCGCGGGCATACGGTAGCGTCGGCTTCTACGCTGGACGAATCATTGCGCAAAACCGTGAAGTCGACGGGAAGTATCGAGGGTGCGAAAGCCGTTGGAAAGCTTATCGCCGAGCGTGCAAAGGCTGCCAAGGTCTCTACGGTAGTTTTTGATCGCGGAGGCCGGCAGTATCATGGTCGCGTGAAGGCCTTGGCTGAAGCGTCGCGTGAAGGCGGCCTGCAGTTTTAG
- a CDS encoding 50S ribosomal protein L24, producing the protein MARIKTKIRKGDTVVVVTGRERGKSGKVLSVDTVNGKVLVEKLNMIKRHTKPNQKLRQGGILEREAPLAISNVMFLCPVTKKPTRLGVKRQEDGRRARLSKKSKEIVE; encoded by the coding sequence ATGGCACGAATCAAAACGAAAATTCGCAAGGGCGACACCGTCGTCGTGGTGACCGGCCGTGAGCGCGGCAAATCAGGCAAGGTCTTGTCTGTCGATACTGTAAACGGCAAGGTCTTGGTGGAAAAACTGAATATGATCAAGCGTCATACCAAGCCGAATCAAAAACTTCGTCAGGGTGGGATTCTTGAGCGCGAGGCACCGCTTGCCATTTCCAATGTGATGTTTTTGTGTCCAGTTACGAAGAAGCCAACTCGGTTGGGGGTCAAGCGCCAGGAAGATGGTCGGCGGGCCAGGCTGAGTAAGAAATCCAAAGAAATCGTCGAATAG
- the rpmD gene encoding 50S ribosomal protein L30, translated as MATEKKSTIAQASLRITLKRSPIGTPHKHRLVLRGLGLRKLNATVLRPASDQVKGMIAKVGYLLEVSPQ; from the coding sequence ATGGCTACTGAAAAGAAATCAACAATTGCTCAGGCGAGCCTTCGTATCACCCTGAAGCGGAGCCCTATCGGTACGCCGCATAAGCACCGATTGGTGCTGAGGGGATTGGGGCTTCGAAAACTCAATGCCACTGTGTTGCGTCCTGCCAGTGATCAGGTGAAGGGCATGATTGCAAAGGTGGGCTATTTACTGGAAGTGAGTCCCCAATGA
- the rpmC gene encoding 50S ribosomal protein L29 — translation MDVKELSGLSIDELAEKEKQLRHELFNFRFQLGIGRLENPMQVRATKRDIARLKTVRRQLELLQTQGDQPVAK, via the coding sequence ATGGATGTAAAAGAACTGAGCGGTCTCTCAATTGATGAGTTGGCCGAAAAAGAAAAGCAGTTGCGTCATGAGCTGTTTAATTTTCGATTCCAGCTCGGGATCGGACGGTTAGAGAATCCGATGCAAGTTCGGGCTACGAAGCGTGATATTGCCCGACTCAAAACAGTCAGGCGCCAACTGGAATTGTTGCAGACACAGGGCGATCAGCCGGTCGCCAAGTAG
- the rplE gene encoding 50S ribosomal protein L5: MSQDSGNEHQFAPRLRETYREQVVPALMKEFGYGNLMQVPRLERIVLNVGMGEAIQNVKLLESASNELGIITGQKPVTTRAKKAIAGFKLRQGMPIGAKVTLRSRRMWEFLDRLISLALPRIRDFRGISPKAFDGRGNYTLGLKEQLIFPEIEYDSVASIHGMDITIVTTARTNDEGKALLKHLGMPFRA; the protein is encoded by the coding sequence ATCTCTCAGGACTCCGGCAATGAGCATCAATTCGCGCCGCGACTGAGGGAGACCTATCGCGAGCAGGTAGTTCCGGCTCTCATGAAAGAGTTCGGCTACGGAAATTTGATGCAAGTTCCAAGACTTGAAAGAATCGTCTTAAACGTGGGTATGGGTGAGGCGATTCAGAACGTCAAGTTACTTGAGAGTGCGTCGAATGAACTGGGGATCATCACTGGGCAAAAGCCTGTGACTACAAGAGCAAAAAAGGCCATCGCTGGCTTTAAGCTGAGGCAGGGCATGCCCATCGGTGCGAAGGTTACGCTTAGGAGCCGTCGCATGTGGGAGTTCCTTGATCGATTAATTTCTCTCGCGCTCCCACGAATCCGTGACTTTCGTGGTATATCCCCCAAGGCTTTTGATGGCCGCGGCAATTATACGCTCGGCTTAAAAGAGCAATTGATTTTTCCGGAGATTGAGTACGATAGTGTCGCCTCGATCCACGGTATGGATATCACCATTGTCACTACCGCGAGAACGAATGACGAAGGCAAGGCGTTGCTCAAGCACTTGGGTATGCCGTTTCGGGCCTAG
- the rplO gene encoding 50S ribosomal protein L15 has product MKLHDLAPSRGAKHKRKRIGRGPGSGHGKTATKGHKGLKARSGGGKRPGFEGGQMPLIRRVPKYGFTNQFRTEYTIINLKSLADLETTEAITPQLLMNEGLVRRKGELIKILAQGELTKPLVVQAHKFSKSAEAKIQAAGGRAEVIPCV; this is encoded by the coding sequence ATGAAGCTGCATGATCTTGCTCCTTCTCGAGGAGCGAAACACAAGCGGAAGCGAATCGGGCGCGGTCCGGGGTCCGGTCATGGAAAGACTGCGACTAAGGGGCACAAGGGTCTTAAGGCGCGTTCCGGCGGCGGGAAGCGCCCTGGATTTGAAGGCGGTCAGATGCCCTTGATTCGTCGGGTCCCGAAGTATGGCTTCACGAATCAATTTCGAACTGAGTATACGATCATTAATTTGAAAAGTCTGGCTGATCTGGAAACGACAGAAGCCATTACGCCCCAACTCTTGATGAATGAAGGCCTTGTGCGACGAAAGGGAGAGCTGATTAAGATCCTTGCCCAGGGAGAGCTCACGAAGCCTCTGGTGGTTCAGGCTCATAAGTTCAGCAAGTCAGCAGAGGCAAAGATTCAGGCAGCCGGGGGGAGGGCCGAGGTCATTCCCTGTGTTTGA
- the rplF gene encoding 50S ribosomal protein L6, whose protein sequence is MSRIGRKPISVPAGVDIKVAGRVVSVKGPIGKLDWKLTDGLSVAVNDGQLVVNRSGDARQIRAMHGLVRAELSNIIQGVTKGYEKALEITGVGYKAQLQGREMSFNVGYINPVTYTVPAGIDVKVDKQTLISIKGVDKRLVGQVAANIRSIKPPDVYKQKGIRYAGEVLRKKAGKTGK, encoded by the coding sequence ATGTCGCGGATAGGGCGGAAACCAATTTCAGTTCCAGCTGGTGTGGACATTAAGGTGGCCGGTCGTGTCGTTTCAGTTAAGGGCCCGATTGGAAAACTTGATTGGAAGTTGACCGATGGATTGAGCGTTGCTGTCAATGACGGGCAGTTAGTGGTCAACCGTTCCGGTGACGCGCGCCAGATACGCGCGATGCACGGGTTGGTGCGTGCTGAGCTCAGTAACATTATCCAGGGTGTCACGAAGGGTTATGAGAAAGCCCTTGAGATTACTGGTGTCGGTTACAAGGCGCAGCTTCAGGGACGGGAGATGAGTTTCAACGTAGGGTACATTAATCCCGTGACGTATACCGTTCCCGCAGGCATTGATGTCAAGGTCGACAAGCAGACCCTCATCTCCATTAAGGGCGTTGATAAACGGCTAGTCGGTCAAGTCGCAGCGAACATTCGCTCGATTAAGCCACCTGATGTGTATAAGCAAAAAGGAATTCGATACGCCGGGGAAGTCTTGAGGAAGAAGGCGGGCAAGACCGGCAAGTAG
- a CDS encoding type Z 30S ribosomal protein S14: protein MSRLALKNKAAAKSKFACRDYHRCGLCGRVRGFLRRFRMCRICFRFLSLKGEIPGVRKSSW from the coding sequence GTGTCTAGATTAGCGCTCAAGAATAAGGCCGCTGCAAAGTCAAAGTTCGCCTGTCGTGACTATCACCGATGCGGGCTCTGTGGTCGCGTCCGAGGGTTTTTGCGCCGTTTTCGGATGTGCCGTATTTGTTTTCGATTTCTGAGCCTCAAGGGTGAAATTCCCGGAGTGCGAAAGTCAAGCTGGTAG
- the rpsC gene encoding 30S ribosomal protein S3, which yields MGQKTHPIGYRIGYNYTWSSRWYADKDYARLLHQDIKIRKMVKAKLYHAGVAKVEIERSGDQTRVIIHTARPGIIIGRKGAEVDKLKAALEKEYSGQAYITVKEIKKPELDAQLVSENVATQLEKRVAFRRAMKRSVQSALRLGAQGIKIMVAGRLGGAEIARTEWYREGRVPLHTLRAEVDYGFAEAHTTMGQIGVKTWIYKGELLPALQLKPDSALGRLG from the coding sequence ATGGGTCAGAAGACACATCCAATTGGGTATCGCATCGGGTATAACTACACGTGGAGCTCCCGCTGGTACGCGGATAAGGACTATGCAAGGCTTCTCCATCAGGACATCAAGATTCGAAAGATGGTGAAAGCCAAGTTGTACCATGCGGGAGTAGCCAAAGTGGAGATCGAGCGCTCAGGCGATCAGACGAGGGTGATCATTCATACGGCTCGTCCAGGCATTATTATCGGGCGCAAAGGGGCTGAGGTTGACAAGCTCAAGGCGGCTCTGGAGAAGGAATACTCCGGTCAGGCCTACATTACGGTAAAAGAAATTAAGAAACCGGAGTTAGACGCGCAATTGGTTAGCGAGAATGTGGCGACCCAATTGGAGAAGCGCGTTGCATTTCGTCGCGCGATGAAGCGCAGTGTGCAGTCTGCTCTTCGTCTGGGGGCCCAAGGAATCAAGATCATGGTAGCAGGACGTTTGGGCGGTGCGGAAATCGCTCGAACCGAGTGGTATCGAGAAGGGCGTGTCCCCCTTCATACCTTGCGCGCCGAGGTGGACTATGGTTTCGCCGAGGCTCATACCACGATGGGGCAGATTGGTGTGAAGACCTGGATCTACAAGGGTGAACTATTGCCTGCCCTTCAACTGAAACCAGACTCGGCATTAGGCCGTCTTGGCTGA
- the rpsS gene encoding 30S ribosomal protein S19 has protein sequence MPRSITKGPFVDDHLMKKVELMNQTKDRKLIKTWSRRSTVVPDMIGHTFAVHNGKKFIPVFVTENMVGHKLGEFAPTRFFKGHGQAKTEKAVALK, from the coding sequence ATGCCTCGTTCAATTACTAAGGGTCCATTCGTTGACGATCATCTGATGAAGAAGGTTGAGCTGATGAATCAGACGAAGGATCGGAAACTGATTAAGACCTGGTCGCGTCGGTCTACTGTTGTGCCGGACATGATTGGTCACACGTTTGCGGTGCACAACGGGAAGAAGTTTATTCCGGTTTTCGTCACGGAAAATATGGTTGGCCATAAGCTTGGTGAATTTGCTCCTACCCGGTTTTTTAAAGGGCATGGACAGGCAAAGACCGAAAAAGCAGTGGCTCTTAAGTAA
- the rpsQ gene encoding 30S ribosomal protein S17, with protein MKEGQQHRREWYGNVVSNKMNKTVVVAVERSVIHPIYKKVLRRVTKLKAHDEGNVCKVGDRVQLSETRPISKDKHWRVVRVMVKGQPEK; from the coding sequence ATGAAGGAAGGCCAACAACATCGACGTGAATGGTATGGCAACGTCGTCAGTAACAAGATGAATAAGACGGTGGTCGTTGCCGTGGAGCGCTCTGTCATTCATCCCATCTACAAGAAGGTTCTTCGCCGAGTGACAAAGCTTAAGGCGCACGATGAAGGTAACGTGTGCAAAGTAGGGGATCGGGTGCAGCTCAGTGAGACACGTCCCATCAGCAAAGATAAGCATTGGCGTGTGGTGCGCGTCATGGTCAAGGGGCAACCTGAAAAGTAA
- the rplN gene encoding 50S ribosomal protein L14 — MIQNYTYMDVADNSGAKQVMCFHVLGGTRRRYGSLGDIVVVAVKEAIPQAGVKKGDVSRAVIVRTTKEVRRDDGSYIKFDRNACVLINAQGEPVGTRIFGPVARELRWKKFMKIISLAPEVL; from the coding sequence ATGATTCAGAATTACACATACATGGATGTGGCCGATAATTCCGGCGCGAAGCAAGTCATGTGTTTTCATGTGCTTGGTGGGACCAGGCGTCGGTATGGATCGTTAGGCGACATTGTTGTCGTGGCTGTCAAGGAAGCGATCCCTCAGGCTGGTGTGAAGAAAGGTGATGTGAGTCGGGCAGTCATTGTCCGCACGACGAAGGAAGTTCGCCGTGACGACGGGTCTTACATCAAGTTTGACCGCAATGCCTGTGTGTTGATCAACGCACAAGGTGAGCCTGTTGGTACCCGCATTTTCGGCCCAGTCGCTCGTGAGCTTCGATGGAAGAAGTTCATGAAAATTATCTCGCTTGCGCCGGAAGTCTTGTAG
- the rpsH gene encoding 30S ribosomal protein S8 → MITDPIADLLVRLGNAARRRQDVVKVPVSKVKRQILNILGKEGFILGYGEVQEDGHPYFSVQLRYVEEARPMITGMRRISKPGRRVYVGRDDVPKVRNGIGLAVISTSKGLMTDSDSRRSGLGGEVLCSVW, encoded by the coding sequence ATGATTACTGATCCAATTGCTGATCTGTTAGTGAGATTAGGGAATGCTGCTCGTCGGCGTCAAGATGTGGTAAAGGTCCCAGTTTCCAAGGTGAAGCGGCAGATTCTCAATATCCTTGGCAAGGAAGGATTCATTCTTGGTTACGGCGAAGTTCAAGAAGACGGTCATCCCTACTTCTCCGTCCAGCTTCGCTACGTTGAGGAGGCGCGACCGATGATCACGGGTATGCGTCGAATCAGCAAGCCTGGGCGTCGCGTGTATGTCGGTCGGGATGACGTGCCTAAGGTAAGGAATGGGATTGGTTTGGCGGTCATCTCTACCTCGAAAGGTCTTATGACCGACAGTGATTCCAGGCGGTCAGGGTTGGGTGGTGAAGTTCTTTGTTCCGTCTGGTGA
- the rplV gene encoding 50S ribosomal protein L22: MAEAKAILRFVRVTPRKARIVIDMIRGQQVPMALAMLRHTPKHAARVIEKLLRSAVANAEQKELGDSDEMWVSQAVVNCGPIYKRFRARSMGRANSIQKRTSHITIAVAAPGAAVNS, from the coding sequence ATGGCAGAAGCAAAAGCAATATTACGATTTGTGAGAGTGACGCCTCGGAAGGCGCGCATTGTCATCGATATGATTCGCGGGCAACAGGTGCCGATGGCGTTGGCTATGCTCCGGCACACTCCGAAGCATGCCGCACGTGTCATTGAGAAACTTCTTCGTTCCGCCGTCGCCAATGCCGAGCAGAAGGAATTGGGCGACAGCGACGAAATGTGGGTGTCTCAAGCCGTGGTGAACTGCGGTCCAATTTATAAGCGTTTTCGGGCGCGATCGATGGGCCGGGCAAACTCAATCCAGAAGCGCACCAGCCATATCACTATTGCGGTTGCTGCTCCTGGCGCCGCGGTGAACAGCTAG